The nucleotide window TATAAGTATTTTAATTTGTACATCAAGCGATGAGAAACTATAGCCTGCCTCACATATATCGCTTACCCGCCCCAATAAGTGATTGTTTTCACATATGCTCACATATAGTTAAAGTTCGTTAatctaattgtttgtttgtattGCCTATTCGCAAAATATTTGCATAGATCATTTGTTTTCATCTTTGTTGCCTGAGATCAAAACTTGGGGGAGGTTGTCAAGATTTGTAGCTTATACTCTTAAGTGCATATGGTTTCCATACGATGATTTGATGATGGCTTCTTGGGTAGGTGGCACATATTACTCTACCACACAATGGTCTCCAACTGCTTACCGTGAGCTTCTTTGCAATTTGCATCAGACTTTAATGTCCAGTGACTCCAGTCCGTCCAAGCCATCCTTGCATTTGATAATTGACTCTCTTTAATGCAACAGCCTGGAACCACAAGGAAGGACTGAAGGACCTCCTTGCTTGCTTGGGTTATATCTGCTTCCAATTTGAAGTCTTGCATTTCAATTTGAACTGAATTGAATTTCCATTTTGCATTTACTACTAATGAAAGGGATCTAACAACTAGCTACTCTATCATTTAATGTTATTTTTCTGCGATATTTGCCATCGAAAAAACCAGAGCTGGCCGGAATTTGAATTGATACTAAAGTTGGATGATGACCAGATCGTTTGCTCCTTTGTTTTTCATTCCAAGAAGATAATTATATCTTTCTAGTAAagaattaaaatcaaacaaaaagaaaatataggaaCAAGGAAAAACAAACTACACAGTGGGATCTAAAGATGAATGAACAACTTTGTTCTGTCTTCCCATAAGCCAAAGCAGAGTCCTTCTTGCAAAAGATGGTGGATTTGATTGAGAATCCAAACTGTTGCCGCTGAAATTCACCTCATTCCCTCCATTTTCCCACCTTCCAATGTCAATCTCGGAAATAGTCCTCCTACTCCCACCACCGTTCTTGGCCTTGCTTTCATCTGCCCCTGCCCTGTGCCCTGGAAACCGGAAAGAAAAGGCCCGCCTAGACAGATCAGCGCCAACCACATTCGGCTTTTCTTTCTTCCCCCTGAGCCAAATCTTTGATATAGAGTAGCTCTCCCTCTTGCTCCTCCCAATGCCATTGCCACTAGTAATGCTAGCACTATTAGTCCCTTGAGTTTCAAGGCTTCCAATTGCTTCGGCCCCATTGAACTTGAACTCTCTTCTGGACTCGCAATCGCATTCAGACATTGCTTGCCTATGGCCTGGTTCTAAAGGCAAACTTGGCTTCTTGCGAGATTGCTTTTTCGTCGAGCTTCTAATGGGTACTTGCAATGAAGAACTCTCATCCATTACATAAGCAAAAGACCCCATTGAAAAACACCTTCTTGCATCCACATTTCTATTACTACTCCCTTCACCACCATCTACATTCCTAAACTTGCCAAGCTTCACTTGCACTACCTTTTCCTCTTGATCCACTGCAACTGCCGGATTCGGATTCCCTTCATCTTTCGTCACAATTTCGCAAGATTTATGTTGAGACAAGCCCAATTCCATGTCTCCGTGCAAACCCAGATGGGAATTGGGACCCAAAACAGAACCGGTTCTGCCAACAGCAGCCAGATGGTCTCTACCAGAAACATTGATTTCTCTCGAGTTTTCGACACTTCCCGattcaagaacaagaacaatggGAGAACAAGTATTACTTTGAGAGTTTTCAGGAAGCAAACTGGATCTACACAAAGGGCAGGTGGAGTGAGACAAGAGCCAAGTGTCTATACACTCCATATGAAATGCATGGCTACATTTTGGCAACAATCTAAGCTTGTCTTCAGGCTCAAACTCACATAGACAAACAGCACAATCAAATGGATTTTTTAATCCAATAATGGCTTTGTAATTAAAGACAGGAA belongs to Rosa chinensis cultivar Old Blush chromosome 4, RchiOBHm-V2, whole genome shotgun sequence and includes:
- the LOC112198109 gene encoding RING-H2 finger protein ATL13; translation: MVGALLEIKEAGFSAPPPPISNLESDSFSFGSKVSPSILLIIIILAIIFFVSGFLHLLVRFLLRPPSRDTDDLESVTVLQGQLQQLFHLHDAGVDQSFIDTLPVFNYKAIIGLKNPFDCAVCLCEFEPEDKLRLLPKCSHAFHMECIDTWLLSHSTCPLCRSSLLPENSQSNTCSPIVLVLESGSVENSREINVSGRDHLAAVGRTGSVLGPNSHLGLHGDMELGLSQHKSCEIVTKDEGNPNPAVAVDQEEKVVQVKLGKFRNVDGGEGSSNRNVDARRCFSMGSFAYVMDESSSLQVPIRSSTKKQSRKKPSLPLEPGHRQAMSECDCESRREFKFNGAEAIGSLETQGTNSASITSGNGIGRSKRESYSISKIWLRGKKEKPNVVGADLSRRAFSFRFPGHRAGADESKAKNGGGSRRTISEIDIGRWENGGNEVNFSGNSLDSQSNPPSFARRTLLWLMGRQNKVVHSSLDPTV